From a single Natronorubrum tibetense GA33 genomic region:
- a CDS encoding sensor domain-containing protein, translated as MARTATTLTDGHLGRAAAGLKRFVAVPFQRRTYLNLTYLLLAFPLGIAYFVFVVTGVSLGIGLSIILVGVPLLAAVVVASLALAGFDRWLTAALLDVDIEPRTSPDGDTHAKQIRSLATHRKTWTSVLYLPVKFVLGVVSFVLVGTGLSTAIAMLTVPLYYDQPGLYVGTMSDRAPEIHQTLHLGWDYLLVSVDAVFTVGYWEITTLSQALAVAVLGFVLLFGTFHVLNALARGWSRFARLALEGGYDPFAVVVQRLESPTEAANDPTPPGE; from the coding sequence ATGGCGCGCACCGCGACGACACTCACCGACGGCCACCTCGGACGAGCGGCGGCGGGACTCAAGCGATTCGTCGCGGTGCCGTTCCAGCGCCGGACGTACCTGAATCTGACCTATCTGTTGCTCGCCTTTCCGCTGGGCATCGCCTACTTCGTGTTCGTCGTGACGGGGGTTTCACTCGGCATCGGACTCTCGATTATCCTCGTTGGGGTTCCACTACTGGCCGCCGTGGTCGTCGCCTCGCTCGCGCTCGCCGGCTTCGATCGCTGGCTGACGGCCGCGCTGCTGGATGTCGATATCGAGCCGCGGACCAGCCCCGACGGGGACACGCACGCCAAGCAGATTCGGTCGCTCGCGACTCACCGGAAGACGTGGACGTCGGTGCTGTATCTCCCCGTGAAATTCGTGCTCGGTGTCGTCTCGTTCGTGCTCGTCGGTACCGGCTTGTCGACCGCGATTGCCATGCTCACCGTCCCGCTCTACTACGACCAGCCGGGACTGTACGTCGGCACAATGTCGGATCGCGCACCCGAGATCCACCAGACGCTACATCTCGGTTGGGACTACCTCCTTGTCAGCGTCGACGCCGTCTTCACCGTCGGCTACTGGGAGATCACGACACTCTCACAGGCGCTCGCGGTCGCGGTACTCGGTTTCGTGCTACTCTTCGGCACGTTCCACGTCCTCAACGCGCTCGCTCGTGGCTGGAGCCGGTTCGCGCGACTCGCACTCGAGGGCGGCTACGATCCCTTCGCGGTCGTCGTCCAGCGGCTCGAGTCTCCGACGGAAGCCGCGAACGACCCTACTCCCCCAGGCGAATAA